A region of the Aethina tumida isolate Nest 87 chromosome 3, icAetTumi1.1, whole genome shotgun sequence genome:
aaTTTATAACGaagatttttgtttgtgtaaatctcatataataaaaattaaatatttttaacaatgagtcattttagtaatattcttaatatatatcataatttaatttcctttttcagcttttattttggtaaatacattaaacttaaAGCTtcgtgtattattttaaaaacttttaattggaaacttagtgttaaaactttattatgttTGTTAACTGGAAGTCACGATAAATCGCAGACAAATTAACACCAAGTAATAAAATAGCCAACTAATCTGGAGAGTATTCATGAATTgatgttttagtaaaattgcCAGCTTGTATTATTTACAAGAACATCTCCGAGCCGAACTTTGGAAGATTAACACAGTCATATATCTTGATATTAAACTAGATACGGTCATTAAAAGAGGTCCTAATCCGAGGATCCGGGCAATAAACGTGAAAACGTTAAACACGCCTTTAGTTTCTGTGTGAGAACAAACATTATATGTATAAAGTTTCATCaggatattatttaaaataatgttgtttacttttaaaagGATACAGCAGGAATTCATGTTAATgggtatttaaacaaattattaagaatactTAAGTGGTGTGTTTCAAAATCTATAAACAGTTAATATgaaaaccatttttaattttttgacaattatttattgattttaaattgatataaaggAAAAACTGAACAAGAGAggtaaaaggaaataaaataatataacattatttattattgtatacagTTTGGAAGAGATATGAAatgattctttttaatttataaataagctGTAGCTATCCCAACAAATATGGTTTACAGACTAATTATTCACAATGTTGATCGatagttacaaaaaaaaaaagttccaTTAACTTACGATATCTGGACATGAAAGGCTGTCGTAAACCCGGGCACTACACATCTGTCAGCCGCAACAGCGATGAATTTTTATCCGTTccttaatgaataaaatgaataatgtagTAGTGGTTGTGGTTATTTCCGTCAGGAGTCTAGCCGAAAAATAAACTCCCGCACCATCCAATCCATGCCGGATTCTAAGTGGATGCTTTCGAATCTGCATACAATACAGATAAATTCATTGCACCTAATTGAAATCGAGTGGGATTTTCCTGTCCGCGACGGTCAGAACAGATTGATATACGATCGGCGATTACACAAATATAATCAAAGTGTGGCGGTCCGTTTGGACTAAACGAGAAAAATATGGCACTTGTACTTCGTGacggtttaattaaatcgCGTCCGAAGTACCGAAACGTGGTCCCTTGAATTTATTGCCTCGATTGTGGTGTCGATTTTCTTGTGTGCTTTTTTCTTGCAGCTGATGTCCATGGTTTTGTGGTTTTGAGAGGGACAATGGCGTAGGACTTTAGCATATGTTTGAATTGTTATCATTGATTCGGAGTATATgcaaaatgtgaataaaaaataaattttgtgaaaacttatatttggtcattattaaactaattctatattatgaatatggtcaatttttaaatgtctgctTCTGAATATCTATTGAATAAACAGATTTGTAAAATTAGACTGCATCTCAACGAGCCAGTTTTTACAAATTCTGATAGAGAATTATTTGGTGGGAACTACTAAAGAAATTGCACATCAAAATggagttttcaaatttaatatttttttggtaaaacaTATACGTAATAGCAATgagtaaacgattaaaatttggtaatgtTATTTGGCTGAATTATTGGGCTACTGGAGAGGATTTTTCATTTCGACAAATAGGTAATCGCATTAGCAGAAATCCAACTACTCTTGAGATGTCAAACGTGGTTAGATAGTGCTCAAAATCGGAAAAGAGTCCGGATGTCGAAGGGGCATAAATGTAGTTCAAGATGGACATCTAAGACTTATGGCCTTCAGAGACTGATTTTCGACAACTAGATCTTTGGCTAATGAGTGGTTACGAGAACAAGGGTATGTTGCAAGAGTCCGAAAGGTTTACCGCCGTATAAGGTCATTTGGACTGCACCATTATCGGCCCCATCTTTTACTACCTTTGAGCGCTGAGCATCGAAGACAATGACAACGTTGGACTGTGGAATGGCATCCAGTCCTCTTCTCTGATGAATCCCGATTCTGCTTGATGATGGGCGATACGTTTACCTTAGTCTGATGTTGAGCGACATGTACACCGAACAATGGGCGTTATGGTATGGGATTGCTATTGCTCACCTTTAGTCTTTTTTAGAGGCAACATGACAGCGCAACGTTATCTTCAGGAAGAAGTCAACATTTATCTTATTCCTTACCATAATCGGCTGAAGGATCCAATATTTCAGCAATATAATGCTATACCCTATGTTGCcaagattaatttatactttttggaAGAGACCCCTGTGAATCTGATGCCATGGCTAGCCAGCTCCCCCGACCTTTCACCCACAGAACATGTTTGAGATATGGTTTGGTGGTTCTAAGATATGAAGTACTTGTAGCTTgagatattatatttcaagagGAAGTGGATCACCTCCTTGAATCTTTTCCAAGACTTATTGAGTGTTGAGAAAACCTCGATAGACAAAcacattaataactaaattatttacaaaagtctaaaaaatttccaaattttaatcatgtaCTACTTGCTATAACATCACTGTTTtaccaaaacaatattaaatttgaacaccccCTACTTGGTGCtgcaatttctttgtcacTTGGTATACTTACTTGTATACCACTCGCCATCGATTATTTTCCGTCTTAGAGTTAATTTTCCCTTTTCagtacatatatattaataaataaacataataaagttTCATCaggatattatttaaaataatgttgtttACTTAAGAATAAAGCAGGAATTCACGTTAATTATCATCTCCACGCCAATGTAAAAATAGGTtgctttttaattagaattgtactttaaacaaattcttagATTTTTCCTTTGGTTTATGTTTTTCCTCATACCACGCAAAAATTTTTCACTTTATAGTTAGTTGCGcataattttgaaactaaTCAAGCATTTTTCAAACCACAGTGAAATGACCAGCTTATAATTTAGGGGCAAAGCAGGATACGTTCAAGCAGTTAAGGGAGTATTGTGGGAATAACTCGACGCTTATAGAGATCAAATACCCGGGAGCAAACAGATAGTGGACAAACATTTAATATCGGCTATACGATGACCGCTTTATGGGTGGCCATTGCATATTCCGTAATATGTTCATGATATAACATTTGAAGGGAACGACAGAGGACAATTACAACCGTCggagttatatatttttattagtttgatGTATGGTTGTGCTCCTACTCTTATGGGGTatagttttattgaaatgcatcaataaatttgttattattgagCTTTAGACAgttttgtgtaataaaattaaattgaaaattacaaaacaaactCATTTTCTTAGATATTTTGAGAGTGAATTGACATAttcataaagaaatataatttagaattgttGCTATAACTTACTACTAATTTCAAgttgttacaaaataataagtagagtttctattaaattaattttttagcggGCGCGTGTCAAGAAAGTATCAGAACTCGGCAACTTTCTGGCAGGAACTTTCGTAATATATATAATCGACATCGTTTTAAGCATGACGTAAAGTTTCTCGGAAGTCTTTCGAGAATTTGATGCGAAATTGTAACGTTTATCTTTTACGTCAAAAACAATGTCTATTGTAAACCAGTTTATTTGTCGAAAGTTATGACAGCAAATGAACTTTTCTTTGTCTTTCGgattgcatattttatttgaaatattatattgttccTAAATGGCAAGTTATTTCCATTAAGACAAAAAAGGAAGTATTTAAGCCATTTtacatttcaacaaaataagggttaaaattagttttttgtttattatttgaatggtaaaaataatcataggcgtaaaataaaataattatcaaggcgaaaataaataatttttttaactgtaagctattgcttattattttaatcatatttcttGAACACATGTAACAaaggtaatttaattgtttaagattttttttttttgaaaattgtctaaatttattataataactgcTTATTATtccattaacaataatttatacatacgtATATAAACATGTTAAAAGACTGTCACGACACAGATAACCTTCATCGAACTATTTATTAGAGTtcagataatataaataaatttataagatttagtGATGCGAATTGTGAATGATTGATTCATCatgaagttaattttaatgcaaataTTATGTTACGTAGGTAAGTATCTTCGTTGATAACCatcataaatagaaatatattaatttattttgtatttattgatgattattcaataaattaagtgttatttttaatatttttatcataaagaactttattttcaacaaaatactCGTACCCAATAAATGTCATTTTAGTTTTAGTCCATTGCAACGTATATCCAGTACCAGAGGTCAAAACGACATTGGGAAAAATCCatggttatttaaaaacatcacACAAGGGAAAAAAATTCGCCGCATTTGAAGGCATCCCTTATGCTAAACCACCAGTGGGACAATTGCGTTTTGAAGTACATTAGcacgtaataaaatttaataatgtttaattttatctaatgtAATTTAGGAAAGTATACCGGCAGAACCTTGGCATGGAATTTGGAACGCTACAGTTTTGCACGAATGTTTTCAAGTTGGATTTCTTAATCATATCTctggtaatttattttgtaaatatattatataattaaaatcaaaatatgatattaaattctatttttaggaCAAGAAGATTGTCTGTACGTAAACGTGTACGTACCACGACGTAAAATTGATCCTAGAGACAATTTGGATGTGATAGTGCACACTCACGGAGGTGCATTTATGTATGGAAGCCCTCATAGCTATACACTACCTGATTTCCTGGTGGatgttgatttaatatttgttagtttGAACTACAGATTAGGAGTTTTAGGTGAATCACATGGCGACgccagataatttttattgaatatctcAAATACATATAacttgttaactttgttaactgcATTTCTTCTTTCAGGATTTTTAAGCACAGGAGATGACGTTATTCCCGGAAATAATGGTTTGAAAGACCAAGTTCTGGCCTTAAAATGGATAAAGGAGAATATCGAATACTTCGGTGGCAACCCCAATTCAATTACCTTGACTGGTTTTTCTGCCGGCGGTGCTAGTTCCCACTACCACTATCTGTCGCCCAAATCACGGGGTCTCTTCCACCGTGGCATTTCTCACAGTGGTTCTTCTCTGCAACCATGGGCCCTCTCGAAGCATCCATTGAAACAGGCACAGAAACTTGCCCGTTTGGTAGGTTGTCCTGAAGAACCATCGTCAGAATTGAAGGCTTGCTTGAAGCAAAGATCCGCCAAGGGAATAGGTAGCAAGCTCAAAGAGTTTTGGTACTTGGGAAGTCCAATAACACCATTTGGTCCTGTTGTGGAGAAAGGTGACAATTCGTTCCTACCCAAACATCCCTACCAGATTCTGCACAATAAGGAAGTTAATGATATACCTTGGATATTCTCTTCAACTTCCGAAGATGGCTTATATCCGGGCTATTGTAAGTTTActattataattgataaaatagttattttatgttatgatGTTTAGTGTACGAAGATTTGATCCCTGAAGTTGAAGATAATTGGATTAAGTATGCTCCGTATCTCCTGGAGTTTCATGAAACAAAAGAAGAGGAACTTTGGGCAGAAACGTCtgagaaaattaaagatttttatttcggAAATGGCAATGAAATCGATGACTATAACACATTTATAAAGGTAAATATATCCTACAACCAAATccttgaacaaaatatattatttttagaaattgacTGACAGAATTTTTACGGTTGGTATGGAAACATCTGCCAAACTACAGGCAAGGGCTAGCTCTGCACCGGTATACTATTATTTGTATGCTTTTAAAGGAAACTATACGTTTACTGACAATTTCAGTCCAGATATGAAGATGAAAGGCAAGAGTTAAATGTACCTTTATttggaataattatttagccTCTCATTTTAGGTGTCTCCCATGGAGATGACATTATACACTTGTATGGAAACGTTGTAGAAAACGCCTATCCTTCTGAGCAGGATGAAGAAATgactaaattgtttttaaatatgatgcAAACATTTGCACACACTAAGTAAGTTTAAACACCATATTTGTAAAGATCAATGActctatttattctatttcagTGTACCTCAGTTGGGAGGTATAAAATGGGAACCAACGAAAGCCAacgaattaacatatttaaaaatatcaagtcCGAGTGATATCAAATTAGAGACAACAAATCAATTATCTGCAATCGACTTTTGGAAATCACTAGAATTGGATGAATTTTATGAGGTGATGGTTGATGCTTagtttcatttcaaatttagtatttaatttttattccatttaattagtattaatttaaaaaaatggataaaaattggtaaatatttattcatttgtatGATTTGTAACTGtatgttcaaataaaaataacaatttgaaacAACCTATGTATTATTCATCAATTCTTTCAATTTACTGAGCTTTACAAATTCTGAATTTAATTCGTATACatacattacatttttctgAACACAACAAAGAGTTATTGAATTACCAGTTAACAgtactatatttaaataaaaagtgcaGTACCATTTTGAGAATTTATGTTTGTAATTGAAATGGCTTtcgttaaaaactttaaattaccaTACCGCTGCGTTGTCGACAAAAACAAccccttaaaaaatattattcatttacgAACtcagacaaaaaaaaaattattaaacctatTAAACCAGCTCACAATGcagacaatattattttagccCCGCgtcgaaaatttatttacatatttctgtattatttactttttactttgTGCCGAGGCGAACGCGAGACGGTCTTCCACACAtttatactattaaaactGCCGAGTTTTACGCGGCCACATAAAATCTTGCAAGTAAATTCTGggcttgttttatttttaattaacggcATCTTTTATTTGTCCCAGAggtcttaaatttcttattaatgaaACTATGGAATTAGCCGTAAAAGTTTAATGAAAGTCTGCCAACTTctgtatattttctatattatattttaatataaatattgtacaaaattaatcatcttttacaattaaaataataaataaaccacctaaaaataatttatgtgaaattattaaaaatattttaatttaaatgttgatttCACACAAAAAAATGTGTGTAATTTCAGAAGCCCCTACGGTTGGGATTATCACATTAGTTTATAGTGTAAAAtgcaaatacaatttaaagtaattacgCAACTGGTCCAGTTTTGACTTTGCTAATAAGATCTGCGAAAACAAACAAAGCCAATTTTCAGTGTGAGTAATTGGGTGCGACGAATCTAATCCTTCATCCCTTTCAAGTTACACACGTCTCCACTTGAATCAAAGTCTAGAAGTGGAAAGTTTGTTTCAATTTCGGATGTCCATCCAGTGCGGAAGTGGTCAAAGCGAAGCTGACGGAAGCACATCTGCTGTCCTTACAGTTTCCGGTGCGACGGAGAAACGGAGGGCGTTTCGGAGAAAATGGTTTCTAGGAGGTGTGAGGGCAAATTGACACAGTTATATAGGACGATAACGAAAAACAGCTGTACAATAATCCCGGCAGAATGTTGCAGTGTTTTATGTACGATGTAACAGAGTGAAAATATAAGTGCTAAATGCTTTTTATTCTCAGCTTATTTAGAAAACTGgtttatcataaatatgaaAGATTGAACTTTTACATTCCCATagttatttcaaatgaatcaataaaatttcttgaaaaaaattaggtGAACATATTCCGTTGACACTCAATATAAATGGTGCACATTCATTTTACAagattgaaataaatcaatttaaaaaactgatgTTTTTTCCTAATTAAGTCATGTTCAAATAGATCTAATCTTTGCACACggttaaataactaaaagtattttgatttttgcttttaaaatagaaaccgCCAGGTAAAGTGGAAAACGACGATGGCAAGTGACAAATTGAATTCGGTCCGGGAAGTGACTCCAGTCCACGCAAAACGTTTCACTCGATTATGTGGGATCAAAGTCTTCGACCTGCTCTGTGAAAATATGATTACGCGACCTTACACTTATTTCATTCGCAACGTAAAAATGTCACTGGGTGCGGATTCGGACTCCCCGgaccaaaaatatttagggGGTGactaaattgtgttaaaaagtttcgctttaatttattttgcatgTGACTTTTCCCGGGAGGTGATGTGTGAAAGCATACACGTGGTCTGATTCCTCAGTGAGCTTCAAAAGGTTTCAACAAAAAGGGTAATTTGGGTTCGCAGTATTTTAGGAAGAATTGATAATCCAATAAAGTCTGTTCGTGGCAGCACTTTATCACCATTATGACCTTTgagaaatcaataaattatttagcatAATCTAGAAATAAATTAGAGGACATTTGTTATAAAAGAAGCAAGTATAAAAGctcaaaaatgttatttaaatgttctcAGCTAAAaactacaatataattttaataatttcttttgctAATCTTTTTCattgcaattattatttattaatttgggaAATAATaactagtatttaaattctaacgaCGCAGTTTAGCCATGAAACCTAATATTGTCTTTCCACACATCAAAGGTTCATGATTTTGAAATAAACCATTAACACAAAACAGACCCAAGTCCTGGAGGTCCCTTCTAATATAAGGGCGATTGTTAGACAAATTACCTAAATTGGCGACAACAGAAAGGAAGCCGTGTTACTTTATCAGTCGGATCAAacggtttaaattaaaacaccgtACACGGTAGTTCGAAAAGTGGTCTGGTTATAATTACCCCAAGGACAGGGGGAGAGGAAGTTGTTTTAGATAATGGGGCAAGAATTTGTCATCCGACGCTTTCGGTTATTAGAAAAGGGCCCTAAGCGGACTGACCGCGACGTTAAGAGATCGCCTTTCTAGTTTCGAGATTCCCtcttatgaataataaacaataaggtGGTGTGGGCTTATGTTTTAGTTCAATGCGCCAAATTGGACGGGGGACAATCCAAGTAATTAAGATACATATCGTGTTTGCAGCAGCGCCGgctctatttaaataatccgaCTTGATGTACATCTTGATTATCAAATTTGCTTTGGAACTACTAAGGGAATTGTTCTTATATTGTCACTTATGATTGTCATCAAACTTAACGTTGATGTAAATGAATCTTTCAGCTTTATtacaaaatctataaaatatgtaatataataaattagttgaaATCAATCAAATGCGatgttatacaaatatttaatatttacccaCTAGAGTATGAAATGCTTAaatcaatacaatttaatgtaagTAATGTAATCAAAAGCTAGTGAACaccattaaatttgtaaaaagtcGGGGTCGATGTTTCAATATCTAGACATAATAAATTGAAGTGCTTCCAGATATATCTTCCCAATCCCTTTGCTACTCATGTTCATATATTGAtttcataacaaaattatattcgcACTTCTGTCTACAAGCGCCCTAAGAGACCTTCCAATTTCGCCGTCAAAATTCCTGTTAGAATATACAGTATCAGACAAAATTAAAGcgtatttctttttgtttaaatactaaagaatATATACTTACTtacacatatataaattatgttatttattgacgAAATATGTTACGTTAACATTggcataaagaaataaaatcagaaaattaacaatttttatcgtgacaaaattaaaaaaatatacaccaTCGctcataagtaaagcaacaaattaaaaaacataataattttattaaaagaacaattctttaTCTTTATagttatctttatttacatagtttgtatataacatattatttcgggcagggttcataagtaaagcaaccaaaccctatattcaatacaattgattttataatttgtttctgTGTCCGATAGTTccttaaatctaaaaatatctgGAAGTTACCATTTACccttacaaattaaacaacaaattatagaAAAGTTTCGGAATGGTGAAAAGCAGAGTAAAATTACAGtaggtttaaatttaaaaaacaatcatttcgaagacgatttccaattttaacagaaaactACACATGCAAAGAGACTGTCAAACATGAAtgaactctacgaagaagttcaGAATCACTCGACAGAAATTTCGaacgattatattaaaaaggtactaaaatcaatgaagaaaaggtgtttagaagttattgaaaataatggatatgctactagatactaaataaaagaaggctaaatgtacgtaaggttgttttattttaaagtttctctATTTTGTCCcttgaatatatttcaaatattaacaaatatctaactaaacccactaataaacaattatattgctgtattgtctttatcaaacatactgcataattgacaataatatggatatttaaatgtacacttttatcaagtcaaatgaaaatttctaaagttgctctacatgTGAGCTAtagtgtatatatttatttcagtatgCCTTGTTGTATATAACATTCTCACATCTTTTTGTTATAGACAAGATTCGATTGGATATTATTTCCtccaaacatttttgatttttttcaaacaaattttctttatttgttatgTATTTTACTCTAAGCTTCTTATACACAATCTCCCACAGAATTTCTATTGGATTACGATCGGGAGATTGAGCTGGCCACTTTAAgacattgattttttgttgaacaaatcattttttaacatgCTTGGCagtttgtttgttaaaatataaattataacggCATTTCCCATTCACAATAGGATATTATAATACCTTCTAATACGTTATGATACACAAAACAATCCATTTTGCCTTCTATTTCAACCTGAACTCAAACTACCTCCATGTTTAATAGttgtaacatattttgaatGAAGACTACTATTTTTAGGGCGATGAACAAACTGTCCACCatcatttccaaattaaattttaattcgtcTGAAAATAGTACTTTTTTCCAATCTCTTTGTGTCCAGTTCAATGTCTATGAGCTAAAAGAAGTCTTGCTTCTCGATTCTTTTTCGAAACACAGGGTTTTATGCCTGGACGTCTTCTTGGCAGCCTTGCCTCCTCTAACCGACGCTGAATTGTCCACGAACTAATtgatttatcttctaaatctcttaaaatttgatttaatgctCTGGAGGTCTTTCTGTTTCGCCCACCTCGTTTTCGATTTTCTAGGTTTCCATGAACTCgaaagcttttaatttttcttgatattgtttgttttgatcTTCTTGAATTATAggccataaaataattttattttttaaatctgccGACAAATCTTAATTATGAGGCAATGTTAACATAATATTCCCGTATGAAAGATATAAATACGACTGAAAAATCTCTTTATTTTTGTCGCGTACAGTTTCTtggtttttagaaataattgaataaaaacagtTTCTTTCCTATTGaacatgaaaaatatgtgggacataaataaactaagagaaataaatgtttaataatttagtttttgcacatttttttcaatatttaagacAGTCGTtctaattttgttcaatactGTATTTGATGCGTTTCAAGAGCATCAATTATGTtttctaaacattttgtattgatttttaaaataaatttaaacaattttttttttgtgtaaataaaggaaaaataatatgCTGCCAGTAGTCTAAAAACACCTACACACACACGAGCATTTtaacttcaaataaaattaaaacacgaGATGTGTGAAAAtacaattcataattaatgtgAAACCCCCGGAGAGAATCAATTTACGTTCAGTTTACATAAGAGAGGTAAAAGGTAAGCTTACTTCATTGAACCCGTCCAAGCTATATTCATACACGTATTTATTCTGATGTTAAAACACAGACACGATTTTTTTTACccgacaaaataaatattcatttttgttcCGATGTGTGCTTTACGCGAGCTGACAGACTGCAGAGAAATGTAAAatcgtattttaatttaagagcaTTTCAAGGTGGAAAAAAACGCGAAAAGTAATATCGGAGCGGAATGAATCAACCTTACAaatcaaatgtaaatattcataaatttcaaaattgttaacgGTATGGAGATTAAAATGTAGACGAACCACTgcagacaaaaattaattaaaacacgtaAAGTGCAGAACAGTCTGACGAGTTTGCGTGCAGAATATAAATGTTGGAGGTGTTGTTCGgcgtatattttacttattcccACGATTTCGCTTTTGGTTATTTCTTTTGCAAAAGCGAAATATCACAATGTAATATAAGGTTCCAGACGTACATTTGTTCTCCGCGCAAATTCGGACgggatattaatttattgcaacTAGTTAATTATGCAGTTAGTACACGACGCTGGAAACGAGATTGTTCTTTACAAATCACTGGCTGTGAAATTCACTAgtcaaaatagaattttaaatgttctgTCTCCACCGAACGTGCAAATCACGTTGTTTAcccttgaattttatttaaaaaggccttaatttaataattgaatatataattacagtaCAAACGAAAACGTTTGTGTtcacaaaaacatttaatctTTTGGGCTGCTGCAGAGGACAGAAGCTTTAATTTTGGAGTACCAGCaatgtgaaattaaaaataaaatccgtTATTCTGAGATAAAATGGTTGTCACAAGAGATGCAGACATTGaaagttacattttattattgtttttctgtttattttgttcttgtaagtcaaaaaatattttgacacaTGGCGtgtttgattttttacttattttacgtCTTCTTGTCACGAAACTCCCAAATTACCTTCTTTATAGTCTAAATGTAGGTATATTTAAACTCCCCTGAAACATAATTATATCGGAAATCAGACAACGTCGTCACGTCATCATTATAGACAGCAATGAAGCCCCGTGGTCCCTCGTCTTGTTGGTATTCATCGGACATGTGTAATCAAGCTCGCAAAACTCGTGGACTCCTTTAACGGAAGAGACCTCCTGCTTCTATCTTTCTCTCCCCTTCGCCCACAATTCAGGTTAACATCTATTGGGAATATACTTCGAATTTAACTTCCTCCTAATTAAACCTGCTCCTCGAACTGGTGAGCTTTAAAAAGAGTCGCGCTGCCGTAGGAGTTGCAGGAAATGAGATGAGTTCGTGTAACGAGTTCTCGTTATGTGTTATGTGATTAAGCGAcggtttgatttaaattatgtttgaaattttttctcGCGAGAAGTTTGGAAGGTTGTCAAGCGAAATCTAATTAATCAAATGTGCGTCTCagcttttaattattcacagcacatattacttaaaatcCTGTGATTGTAAAACACTGTCTCGGTATAAATTTACGGTCTGGTTGAACgagtaattattttgaatgattTGAATCAAAATATGAACACAaccaattacaaaataaatttcatatttctccATTGAAATAGAATCACCgttgaaacatttaaatcttGAAAGTTGTAATAAGTATTTGATTTGTTATTGCTGAATTACGGTT
Encoded here:
- the LOC109598744 gene encoding venom carboxylesterase-6; this encodes MKLILMQILCYVVLVHCNVYPVPEVKTTLGKIHGYLKTSHKGKKFAAFEGIPYAKPPVGQLRFEESIPAEPWHGIWNATVLHECFQVGFLNHISGQEDCLYVNVYVPRRKIDPRDNLDVIVHTHGGAFMYGSPHSYTLPDFLVDVDLIFVSLNYRLGVLGFLSTGDDVIPGNNGLKDQVLALKWIKENIEYFGGNPNSITLTGFSAGGASSHYHYLSPKSRGLFHRGISHSGSSLQPWALSKHPLKQAQKLARLVGCPEEPSSELKACLKQRSAKGIGSKLKEFWYLGSPITPFGPVVEKGDNSFLPKHPYQILHNKEVNDIPWIFSSTSEDGLYPGYLYEDLIPEVEDNWIKYAPYLLEFHETKEEELWAETSEKIKDFYFGNGNEIDDYNTFIKKLTDRIFTVGMETSAKLQARASSAPVYYYLYAFKGNYTFTDNFSPDMKMKGVSHGDDIIHLYGNVVENAYPSEQDEEMTKLFLNMMQTFAHTNVPQLGGIKWEPTKANELTYLKISSPSDIKLETTNQLSAIDFWKSLELDEFYEVMVDA